A stretch of DNA from Mycobacterium senriense:
ATTCCCGAAGGCCAGCGTCATGACGCACCTGCGGTGGCTCAAGGCGCTTGCGGCTTTCGGCGGGATCGGGTTGCGGCTCAAGAGCTCCGATACGCTCTACTGCTGCCTGCCGCTGTACCACAACAATGCGCTGACGGTGGCGCTGTCGTCGGTGATCAACTCGGGGGCGACGCTGGCGCTGGGCAAGTCGTTCTCGGCGTCGAAGTTCTGGGACGAGGTGATCGCCAACGATGCCACCGCGTTCATCTACATCGGCGAGGTGTGCCGGTACCTGCTCAACCAGCCGGCCAAGCCGACCGACCGCGCGCACCGGGTGCGGCTGATCGCCGGAAACGGGCTGCGTCCGGAGATCTGGGACGAGTTCACCAAGCGATTCGGCATCGCCCGGGTATGCGAGTTCTACGCCTCCAGCGAAGGCAACGCGGCCTTCATCAACGTCTTCAACGTGCCCCGTTCCACCGGCGTCTTCCCGATGCCGCTGGCCTACGTCGAGTACGACCCCGACACCGGCGCCCCGCTGCGTGACGACAACGGGCGGGTCCGCCGGGTGCCGGCCGGCGAGCCCGGTTTGTTGCTCAGCCCGGTGAATCGGCTGCAGCCGTTCGACGGCTACACCGACCAGGAGTCGAGCGAAAAGAAGTTGGTGCGCAACGCTTTTCGTGAGGGCGACTGCTGGTTCAACACCGGTGACGTGATGAGCCCGCAAGGCATGGGGCACGCCGCCTTCGTCGACCGGCTCGGCGACACGTTCCGGTGGAAGGGCGAGAACGTCGCCACCACGCAGGTCGAGGCGGCGCTGGCGTCCGACGACTCCGTCGAGGACTGCACGGTCTTCGGGGTCGAGGTGCCGCGCACCGGCGGCCGCGCCGGGATGGCCGCGGTCAAACTGCGCAACGGCGCCGAGTTCGACGGCCAGTCGCTGGCCCGCTCCGTGTACGACCAGCTGCCCGCCTACGCGCTGCCGCTGTTCGTGCGGGTGGTGGAGTCCATCGAGCAGACCACGACCTTCAAGAGCCGCAAGGTGGAGCTGCGCGAGCAGGCCTACGGCTCGGACGTGAAGGACCCGCTGTACGTGCTGGCCGGGCGCGACGAGGGCTACGTGCCCTACTACGACGAATACCCCGGCGAAGTGGCGGACGGCAAACGCCCCTGAGCCGGGCCCACCCGCGGCCGGCTCCCGCCGACTGCGGTCCCCGGGCCGCGCGCGCGGCGGCGACCGGGCACCATGTACTTGTGCATTCGACACCGTCGGCGTCCGCCGGCCGACCGACACCACCGGCGAGCGCCGGCCGGTCGACGCTGTGCGGCCGCCCGGTCGCCGGCGATCGCGCGCTGATCATGGCGATCATCAACCGCACCCCGGACTCGTTCTATGACAAGGGCGCGACCTTCAGCGACGAGGCCGCCAGGGCGGCCGTGCACCTGGCCGTCGCCGACGGCGCCGATGTCATCGATGTCGGCGGCGTCAAAGCCGGCCCCGGTCAAGAGGTCGACGCCGACACCGAGATCGCCCGGCTGGTGCCGTTCATCGAATGGCTGCGCGATGCCTATCCCGACCACTTGATCAGCGCCGATACCTGGCGCTCGGAGGTCGCCAAGGAGGCCTGCGCAGCCGGTGCGGACCTGATCAACGACACCTGGGGCGGCATCGACCCGGCGCTGCCGGAGGTGGCCGCCGAGTTCGGGGCGGGCCTGGTGTGTTCGCACACCGGCAACGCGCTGCCGCGCACGCGCCCGTTCCGGGTGAACTACGGCACCACCACGCGCGGCGTGGTCGACGACGTCATCGCCCAGGTCACCGCGGCCGCCGAGCGGGCGGTGGCCTGCGGGGTGGCCCGCGACCGGGTGCTGATCGATCCCACCCACGACTTCGGCAAGAACACCTTCCACGGGCTGCTGCTCTTGCGCCACGTGAGCG
This window harbors:
- the fadD6 gene encoding long-chain-acyl-CoA synthetase FadD6 — translated: MSDRDGGARTAVKLTDIASRVPAVLADLPVIVRGAMTGLLAQPGSKKSIGTVFQERAARYGDRIFLRMGDQQLTYRDANAAANRYAAVLAARGVGQGDVVAIMLRNSPNTVLAMLAAVKCGAVAGMLNYHQRGEVLAHSLGLLDAKVLIAEADLVSAVAECGGSGSTETLTVEDLERFAVSAPATNPASASAVHARDTAFYIFTSGTTGFPKASVMTHLRWLKALAAFGGIGLRLKSSDTLYCCLPLYHNNALTVALSSVINSGATLALGKSFSASKFWDEVIANDATAFIYIGEVCRYLLNQPAKPTDRAHRVRLIAGNGLRPEIWDEFTKRFGIARVCEFYASSEGNAAFINVFNVPRSTGVFPMPLAYVEYDPDTGAPLRDDNGRVRRVPAGEPGLLLSPVNRLQPFDGYTDQESSEKKLVRNAFREGDCWFNTGDVMSPQGMGHAAFVDRLGDTFRWKGENVATTQVEAALASDDSVEDCTVFGVEVPRTGGRAGMAAVKLRNGAEFDGQSLARSVYDQLPAYALPLFVRVVESIEQTTTFKSRKVELREQAYGSDVKDPLYVLAGRDEGYVPYYDEYPGEVADGKRP
- the folP gene encoding dihydropteroate synthase — its product is MAIINRTPDSFYDKGATFSDEAARAAVHLAVADGADVIDVGGVKAGPGQEVDADTEIARLVPFIEWLRDAYPDHLISADTWRSEVAKEACAAGADLINDTWGGIDPALPEVAAEFGAGLVCSHTGNALPRTRPFRVNYGTTTRGVVDDVIAQVTAAAERAVACGVARDRVLIDPTHDFGKNTFHGLLLLRHVSDLVDTGWPVLMALSNKDFVGETLGVELTERLEGTLAATALAAAAGARMFRVHQVAATRRVLEMVASIQGTRPPARTVRGLA